Proteins from one Akkermansiaceae bacterium genomic window:
- a CDS encoding bifunctional aconitate hydratase 2/2-methylisocitrate dehydratase, which produces MHLYQDYLAEIEERKTAGLHPKPIDSGELAAEIISQIKDASNEHRKESLNFLIYNTLPGTTSAAGEKARFLEEIILGKAAVEEISTPFAFELLSHMKGGASIQTLLNLALGEDAEIARQAAEVLKTQVFLYDADTSRLKEAFKAGNPIAREVLESYAEAEFFTKLPPVPTEVQVVTFIAAEGDISTDLLSPGNQAHSRSDRELHGKCMISEEAQGQIKALQKLHPDKSVMLIAEKGTMGVGSSRMSGVNNVALWTGKQASPFVPFVNIFPVVAGTNGISPIFLTTVSVTGGIGLDLKNWVKKTDEDGKVVKDANGDPVLEQAYSVETGTVLTINTKEKKLYGNGKELADVSSAFTPQKLEFIRAGGSYAIVFGKKLQTFAAETLGVKAPVVFAPAKEVSHHGQGLTAVEKIFNRNAVGTTPGLILHAGSDVRVKVNIVGSQDTTGLMTSQELEAMAATVISPTVDAAYQSGCHTASVWDKKAQANIPKLMSFMQRFGLITARDPKDGYHAMTDVIHKVLNDLTVDDWDITIGGDSHTRMSKGIAFGADSGTVALALATGEATMPIPESVKVTFKGTMKPYMDFRDVVHATQAQMLKKFGDNVFQGRVIEVHIGTLPADQAFTFTDWTAEMKAKASICISQGETLIESLEIAKSRIQIMINKGMDNEAQVLQGLIDKANKRISEIQVGEKPPLVPDADAKYKAELVVDLDIIDEPMIADPDVNNDDVSKRYTHDVIRGLSYYGGTKSVDLGFVGSCMVHKGDLKIVSKMLRNLEQTQGKVEFHAPLVVAAPTYNIIDELKAEGDWDILQKYSGFEFNDNAPKTAARTEYQNMMYLERPGCNLCMGNQEKAEKGDTVMATSTRLFQGRVVEDTDRKKGESLLSSTPVVVLSAILGRTPSLDEYKDAVAGIDLTTFAPPVKELVAGF; this is translated from the coding sequence ATGCACCTATATCAGGACTACCTGGCAGAGATCGAGGAACGCAAAACAGCCGGCTTGCATCCCAAACCGATTGATAGCGGCGAGCTGGCCGCGGAGATCATCTCCCAGATCAAGGATGCGTCCAACGAGCACCGCAAGGAATCCCTCAACTTCCTGATTTACAACACCCTCCCCGGCACCACCAGTGCGGCGGGTGAGAAGGCGCGTTTCCTGGAGGAGATCATCCTCGGCAAGGCCGCCGTGGAGGAAATCTCCACGCCCTTCGCCTTCGAGCTGCTCTCCCACATGAAGGGCGGCGCCTCCATCCAGACCCTGCTCAACCTGGCGCTCGGCGAGGATGCCGAGATCGCCCGGCAGGCCGCGGAGGTCCTCAAGACGCAGGTTTTCCTCTACGACGCCGACACCTCACGTCTGAAGGAAGCGTTCAAGGCCGGCAACCCGATCGCACGGGAAGTGCTCGAAAGCTACGCGGAGGCCGAGTTTTTCACCAAACTCCCGCCCGTTCCCACCGAAGTCCAGGTCGTCACCTTCATCGCGGCCGAGGGCGACATTTCGACCGACCTCCTTTCCCCCGGCAACCAGGCGCACTCCCGCTCCGACCGAGAGCTGCACGGCAAGTGCATGATCAGTGAGGAGGCCCAGGGGCAGATCAAAGCCCTGCAGAAGCTCCACCCCGACAAGAGCGTCATGCTCATCGCGGAAAAAGGCACCATGGGCGTGGGTTCCTCGCGGATGTCCGGCGTGAACAACGTCGCCCTGTGGACCGGCAAGCAGGCCAGTCCCTTCGTCCCGTTCGTCAACATCTTCCCCGTCGTCGCGGGCACCAACGGCATTTCCCCGATCTTCCTCACCACCGTCAGCGTCACCGGCGGCATCGGCCTGGACCTCAAGAACTGGGTGAAGAAAACGGACGAGGACGGGAAAGTGGTCAAGGACGCCAATGGCGATCCTGTCCTGGAGCAGGCCTACTCGGTCGAGACCGGAACCGTCCTCACCATCAACACCAAGGAGAAGAAACTCTACGGCAATGGCAAGGAACTGGCGGACGTTTCCTCCGCTTTCACCCCGCAGAAGCTGGAGTTCATCCGCGCGGGCGGCTCCTACGCCATCGTTTTCGGCAAGAAGCTCCAGACCTTCGCCGCGGAGACTCTGGGGGTCAAAGCACCGGTCGTCTTCGCCCCCGCCAAGGAAGTCTCCCACCACGGCCAGGGTCTCACCGCCGTTGAGAAGATCTTCAACCGCAACGCCGTCGGCACCACCCCGGGCCTGATCCTGCACGCGGGTTCCGACGTCCGCGTGAAGGTCAACATCGTCGGCTCCCAGGACACCACCGGCCTGATGACCTCCCAGGAGCTGGAGGCCATGGCCGCCACCGTCATTTCACCGACGGTCGATGCCGCCTACCAGTCCGGCTGCCACACCGCCTCCGTCTGGGACAAGAAGGCGCAGGCCAACATCCCGAAGCTGATGTCCTTCATGCAGCGGTTCGGCCTCATCACCGCCCGTGACCCGAAGGACGGCTACCACGCGATGACCGACGTCATCCACAAGGTCCTCAACGACCTGACCGTGGATGACTGGGACATCACCATCGGCGGTGACTCCCACACCCGCATGTCGAAGGGCATCGCCTTCGGCGCAGACTCCGGCACCGTCGCGCTCGCGCTGGCCACCGGTGAGGCGACCATGCCCATCCCGGAATCCGTCAAGGTGACCTTCAAGGGCACCATGAAGCCCTACATGGACTTCCGCGACGTGGTCCACGCCACCCAGGCGCAGATGCTGAAGAAATTCGGCGACAACGTCTTCCAGGGCCGCGTGATCGAGGTCCACATCGGCACCCTCCCCGCCGACCAGGCGTTCACCTTCACCGACTGGACCGCCGAAATGAAGGCAAAGGCCTCCATCTGCATTTCCCAGGGTGAAACCCTGATCGAGTCGCTGGAGATCGCCAAGAGCCGGATTCAGATCATGATCAACAAGGGCATGGACAATGAGGCCCAGGTTCTCCAGGGACTCATCGACAAGGCCAACAAGCGCATCTCCGAGATCCAAGTCGGCGAGAAGCCGCCGCTGGTCCCCGATGCCGATGCCAAATACAAGGCAGAGCTGGTCGTCGATCTCGACATCATCGACGAGCCGATGATCGCCGACCCGGACGTCAACAATGATGACGTTTCCAAGCGCTACACCCACGACGTCATCCGCGGACTGTCCTACTACGGTGGCACCAAGTCGGTGGACCTTGGCTTCGTCGGTTCCTGCATGGTCCACAAGGGCGACCTCAAGATCGTCTCGAAGATGCTCAGGAACCTCGAGCAGACCCAGGGCAAGGTGGAGTTCCACGCGCCGCTGGTCGTCGCCGCGCCGACCTACAACATCATCGACGAGCTGAAGGCCGAGGGCGACTGGGACATCCTCCAGAAGTATTCGGGCTTCGAGTTCAACGACAACGCGCCTAAGACGGCCGCCCGCACCGAATACCAGAACATGATGTATCTGGAGCGCCCGGGCTGCAACCTCTGCATGGGCAACCAGGAGAAGGCGGAAAAGGGTGACACCGTTATGGCCACCTCCACCCGTCTCTTTCAGGGCCGCGTCGTCGAGGACACCGACCGGAAGAAGGGCGAGTCCCTCCTTTCCTCCACCCCTGTCGTCGTCCTGTCCGCCATCCTCGGCCGCACGCCGAGCCTGGACGAATACAAGGACGCCGTCGCGGGCATCGACCTCACCACCTTCGCCCCACCGGTGAAGGAACTGGTGGCCGGGTTCTGA
- the acnA gene encoding aconitate hydratase AcnA has product MDTLRTFHTGSGAEGKFHSLPALEDQGFPNLSRLPVSIRIVLESLLRNNDGLKVTERDIRNLASYDAAHPGDYEIPFVVARIVLQDFTGVPLLVDLAAMRSAVARMGRDAKMIEPLVPVDLVVDHSVQVDFAGTDAAFARNLDLEFHRNRERYEFLKWGEQAFDTFKVVPPGIGIVHQVNLEYLAKCVLEKDGVFYPDTLVGTDSHTTMINGLGVVGWGVGGIEAEAGMLGQPVTFLVPEVVGVYLTGELMTGVTATDLVLVVTELLRKTKVVGKFVEFYGPGAKALSLPDRATIANMAPEYGATMGFFGIDEVTTGYLEGTGRPPELCKTVENYYKAQGLWGIPTDRNALDFTQVVNLDLSTVEPGVAGPKRPQDRIDLDDLKAKWSELLAAPVKDGGFDKTGSKTAVVHVDSKDGVPDKIGHGSVLIAAITSCTNTSNPSVMLAAGLLAKKANAYGLTVKPSVKTSLGPGSRVVTDYLTKTGLQEELDKLGFQTVGYGCTTCIGNSGPLDSGIESVVKAEDIVAASVLSGNRNFEARVHQSIRANFLMSPPLVVAFAIAGTVDIDMATEPLGKTPKGEPVYLKDIWPTAEEITAAMVSSLRPEVFQALYTGFSDQNPKWNEIQSSTGDVYDWNRESTYIQEPPFFDGFSPAPRDIEEIHGARPLGIFGDSVTTDHISPAAAIKMDSPAGRFLRDSGVGFADFNSYGSRRGNDRVMTRGTFANVRIKNLMVPGVEGGVTKVGDKVEAIYDAAEIYKENAIPTIIIGAEDYGMGSSRDWAAKGTNLLGVKAVITKSFERIHRSNLVGMGVLPCNFVHKDDYEKVKDLADATFDLVGIDNDLKPMQQATLRVHPAKGKAFDIPVIVRIDTPVEKAYYRAGGILPYVLSQILDK; this is encoded by the coding sequence ATGGACACTCTCAGGACCTTCCATACCGGTTCCGGTGCCGAAGGGAAATTCCACTCCCTCCCGGCCCTTGAGGATCAAGGCTTTCCGAACCTTTCCCGCCTGCCCGTTTCCATCCGGATCGTGCTGGAGTCCCTGCTCCGCAACAACGACGGCCTGAAAGTCACGGAGAGGGACATCCGCAACCTGGCGTCCTATGACGCGGCGCACCCGGGAGACTATGAGATTCCGTTCGTCGTGGCGCGGATCGTCCTGCAGGACTTCACCGGCGTGCCGCTGCTGGTGGATCTGGCCGCCATGCGCTCCGCGGTGGCCCGCATGGGGCGCGATGCGAAGATGATCGAGCCGCTGGTTCCCGTGGACCTGGTGGTGGACCACTCCGTGCAGGTGGACTTCGCGGGAACGGACGCCGCTTTCGCAAGGAACCTCGATCTGGAGTTCCACCGCAACCGGGAGCGCTACGAATTCCTCAAGTGGGGAGAACAGGCGTTTGATACCTTCAAGGTCGTGCCGCCGGGCATCGGGATCGTCCATCAGGTGAATCTGGAATACCTCGCGAAGTGCGTGCTGGAGAAAGACGGCGTCTTCTATCCGGACACGCTGGTGGGCACGGACTCCCACACCACCATGATCAACGGGCTGGGCGTGGTGGGCTGGGGCGTCGGCGGCATCGAGGCGGAGGCCGGAATGCTCGGACAGCCGGTCACCTTCCTGGTTCCGGAGGTCGTGGGCGTCTATCTCACCGGCGAACTCATGACCGGAGTGACTGCCACGGACCTGGTGCTGGTGGTGACCGAGCTGCTGCGGAAGACGAAGGTGGTGGGCAAATTCGTCGAGTTCTACGGCCCCGGCGCGAAGGCGCTCAGCCTGCCGGACCGCGCCACCATCGCCAACATGGCCCCGGAATACGGAGCGACCATGGGCTTCTTCGGCATCGATGAAGTCACCACCGGCTATCTGGAGGGCACCGGCCGACCGCCGGAGTTGTGCAAGACGGTGGAGAACTACTACAAGGCGCAGGGATTGTGGGGCATCCCGACGGACCGCAACGCACTGGATTTCACCCAGGTGGTGAACCTCGACCTTTCCACGGTGGAACCGGGTGTCGCGGGGCCGAAGCGCCCGCAGGACCGCATCGATCTGGACGACCTCAAGGCGAAGTGGAGCGAACTGCTCGCCGCTCCGGTGAAGGACGGCGGCTTCGACAAAACCGGCAGCAAGACCGCTGTCGTTCACGTGGACAGCAAGGACGGCGTGCCTGACAAGATCGGCCATGGTTCCGTGCTCATCGCCGCGATCACCAGTTGCACGAACACCTCCAACCCCAGCGTGATGCTCGCCGCCGGCCTGCTGGCGAAAAAGGCGAACGCCTACGGCCTGACGGTGAAGCCATCGGTGAAGACCTCCCTCGGCCCGGGGTCCCGTGTCGTCACCGACTACCTCACCAAGACCGGCCTGCAGGAGGAACTGGACAAGCTCGGCTTCCAGACCGTCGGCTACGGCTGCACCACCTGCATCGGCAACTCAGGGCCGCTGGACAGCGGCATCGAGAGCGTGGTGAAGGCGGAGGACATCGTGGCCGCGTCCGTGCTTTCCGGAAACCGGAATTTCGAGGCCCGCGTCCATCAGTCCATCAGGGCGAATTTCCTGATGTCCCCTCCCCTTGTCGTGGCGTTCGCCATCGCGGGGACCGTTGATATCGACATGGCCACCGAACCGCTCGGCAAAACCCCGAAGGGCGAGCCGGTCTATCTGAAGGATATCTGGCCGACCGCGGAGGAAATCACAGCAGCCATGGTCTCCTCTCTGCGGCCGGAGGTTTTCCAGGCACTCTACACCGGCTTTTCCGACCAGAACCCGAAGTGGAACGAGATCCAATCGTCCACCGGAGATGTCTATGATTGGAACCGGGAATCCACCTACATCCAGGAGCCGCCGTTCTTCGATGGATTCAGCCCGGCACCGCGGGACATCGAGGAGATCCACGGCGCGCGCCCGCTCGGCATCTTCGGGGACTCCGTCACCACCGACCACATCTCCCCCGCCGCAGCCATCAAGATGGACAGCCCGGCGGGACGCTTCCTGCGTGACAGCGGTGTCGGCTTCGCCGATTTCAATTCCTATGGCTCGCGCCGCGGCAACGACCGCGTGATGACCCGCGGCACCTTTGCCAACGTCCGCATCAAGAATCTGATGGTCCCCGGCGTGGAGGGTGGTGTCACCAAGGTCGGCGACAAGGTGGAGGCCATCTACGACGCCGCGGAGATCTACAAGGAAAACGCCATCCCCACCATCATCATCGGAGCGGAGGACTACGGCATGGGATCCTCCCGCGACTGGGCGGCGAAGGGCACCAACCTGCTCGGCGTGAAGGCGGTCATCACCAAATCCTTCGAGCGCATCCATCGCTCGAACCTCGTCGGCATGGGCGTGCTGCCCTGCAATTTCGTCCACAAGGACGACTATGAGAAAGTGAAGGACCTGGCGGACGCCACCTTCGATCTCGTGGGCATCGACAACGATCTGAAGCCCATGCAGCAGGCCACGCTCCGCGTGCATCCCGCCAAGGGAAAAGCCTTCGACATCCCGGTCATCGTCCGGATCGATACCCCGGTGGAAAAGGCCTACTACCGCGCGGGCGGCATCCTGCCCTACGTGCTGTCTCAGATTCTGGACAAGTGA